aagcaggaacaatacagtcgcaattagatgttgaaccgaccgtgaccctgcacaatattttggttttggttcgcaagttaatttcgaataaattagtcgaagcttttgactggttatcctgccgaaaaaagcgtgtttttgtagggttttgtgcagggtcaaggccaaaaaagcgaacaaaaacatgaaacaaagaaatttgttgagtttcataaccagcctacgtCTATTAACTGTGGTGGAGTTGAACCGGGTATCTAGCTCAAAGCGGGATGGCTAACCCTAAAGCTCAGATATTGAAGTTCCTCTGAGCCCACTGCTTAAAACTTTGGGATGGTATGTAGCCACCTTACTTTCTTACTGAACTTTTGATTGGTCTGACAAGCGAAGGTACACTATTTACTTCTCAAAATCTTAGAAGAAGACTCAACCCACGCTACGCTTCACGGTGTAAGCACTGGTTATTGATAACaaagatgatgatgttgatgatgaccATtacgatgataataatgatgacacTTTTGAAGCGTGGACAGAACGGCTTGTCATATGAAACTTTCAGTAAGATCAAGTCATTCCAAATGAGTATCCTTTAAGCATTCATATATGTGACCATATCATACAAAGAAAAGGTGTTTGAAAATCGAAGTCAAAACGATACTGAGGGAGGTACAAAACTAAATATGAACTAACCAACAGGAACTAAATTACAGGACGCTGGTGATTACAACGAATAAGTGTTGTTTCACATTAGAAGCATTTAAATCGGAACATTGGACGGTTAATCAAATGATGAAAGTTGATTATGATCTATTATGTTCAAAAAGAGAATCTTTGACCGCGGTTTAATTAAAAGGAAGTTAATTATGgtcttttcaaaatcacttcGTTTTGTCTCCCTAGACCGACGTCAGGAAACGACGGTTATTTAGGGGTGGAAATGTGAAGGAGAATATGCTCGATTGTATCTGACTCTCCTGGCTATCTCTCCTCGCAGCCTTGTTTCCTTCCCTTCGGCTTAACAATAAACGGACTCCCCGTCCTGACATGATCCAGCCCTCACCCCTCTTAATAACagagagtttaagcaaagacagcggcaacagcaacaaaaacgtcactccaaaatataacttagtgcTATTGCAAATATTTTGCGATAATTCTTTCTGTCTTGTTCACTTTGTACAattacaggcgaactatccagTAACCGGGTAGGTACGAACTATTTTAAATTGAGTCAAAACAGAAagtgaatggttcattgttatacgctcaagttgtcgtcaaaacctaaaatttgctgatttcacgttgttgttttctaGAGTAcggcaaaaaaaatgaaaggataTTCCTGCTGTGCGTGCAGCatgagtgtttttcttttttgaccaataatatttttgctttgtgccgttgccgtagccgtcgtctttgcttaattAAACTCCCTTTTGAACGTTCCAGATGAACAGAAAAACCAGCTTGAAAAACTATATATTCCAAGTAGGCCTATAAGACCTCGAATTTGATTGAACCAGCATGGGACAAAGCTCTAATTATGGTTTAGGGTTGGGCGTCATTGTTCTGTCGTGTATTTTTGTGCCCCATTGTTTCCTGAGCCAATACCGAGAATCGTTGTAAAAGCTGCATGAGTCCTGACACAAAAACTAAGCTGATATCATAACTGCGATATATCAGGGATAAGCAAAAACGTGCAAATAATGacggaaataaaacaaagaaagagcatAACACCTTGAAGGCTGTTCAGAATAACATACGGGTACCACAAAAATGACAAGGCCTTAACGTTGGCAACGATTCCAAGAATCCATGTCACCCCCGTGACTGACGCCATTTTGACGAAAATCAAGGCTACGCCGGTGCTATGCCGCTGATTGGTTACCTCCTGCGTTCTCTGGAAAATAAAAGTTAGTCGTTGACAGTGTTGGAATGGCACCAAGCAAGGAAGACTTAACCGTTACACAAAGTGTGTCCCCTCTGCGTGCGAAACTGTGCCTGGTTTAAGAGGTATTTGTCAATGGTTGTGCTACCTTCTCGTAAAAGCTAGTTCTTGCTCTCTTGCAGTAAGAAACATAGACTTCTGGTCGGTATAGCAGCAGTCCTTTTATTATTCACTGATGAGTCGCATTTTGAAAATCAGTCGGCTTCTCAGCAGTCAAGCAATTAATTGATCGGTGATGATTGGCATGAGACTAAGGGTTCCCGTCTTACAATTGTCAATGAGGCACTCAGCAGTCCATCTGTCAGTTTCAGCTTTGCAGTACAAGACCTGTCGATGTGTGGTTAGGCAGCGATCATCCTTTAGTCGAGGAGAGGATGTTCACTCACTTGGCGAGTGTGGCGGACTGCCATCCTCAATCACTCAGACAGtgactattttatttattcagtACATCGTTTCGAATGCTATTATACAAAAATCTGATAAATGCATATCTAATAGCTTAGTCTTACCTTCCTTGTCTTTACAATGTGCAAGACGGTATGCACCAATGCAAATGCATTGAAGAGCATTATCAATGCAGCTGGcccaacaaagaaacaaagaactGCTTCGGGTTTCGATATGAAACAGTAAGCCTCTCCCTCTCCTGTCAATCAAAGGATGAAATTAAAATGCTAAAGCATCAGGGGCACCCAGTTATCGTCTTCGGTTAAATATCTGTTTGTTAGAGCCAAACTGGTCTAAGAATTTCCGTTCTACATTGCCAAACAGGAATAGATTTCTTTACTCAAACGTCACTTAGAACATTCGTAACCAGCAAATTAAAAgcagtcccttacgttttcggaggGGAttcatatttttgcaattttgggcacttaaaaaggtcacctaacAGTTTAATTTGGGATGAGCAAATCGGGTTCgctgggaagttcttagaaggccacgttcagctagcaatttctgaaatgaagatatcaacAGTATattattccctaaaattttcttcTAGGAGATAAAAAAACAGCTCTGACAGTCTTAGTTTATAGATTACAAAGAGCCTAGAAATATTTTCTCAAAGGCTTTTTAAATTTGCTCGTTTGGTGCCCTTGGAATTATCATCGCAGTTGCGATCAAAGTCGGCAGTTGAAAGGAAGCAGGGGAAAAAAAGCCGTTCATTCTTGGTTTTTTTGAGCGATAGAAAACGAAAGTAAGTAAAGCCTTTATTTTGACTGGATGGTTACTAGAACGTGAAACTTGCAAATGTGGGGTCGTGTTAAAAAAAATACGGAGTAGAGAAAGACATTAAATCGAATAATGTACAATCTAAACCATTACTGtatcaaaataaattaaatttaaaatagaaTTAAATACCGGTAGATAACTTCCGAAAGCTGAATAATTTGAAAGTGCCTGTTTTCGCCACGTATTTTGAAAACTTCTTAGCATTGCCCCTATTGGAAGGGTCGGTGTTCCATTTGCTACAAGTTGTTGCAAACTGTCCAGCCTATTAAGTATCTCTGTTGTCGGTAACTTAAattagacaatttttttttgacgtagcttaataataataataataataataataataataataacaaagataacttctaaaagaaaaaaagtaaaacatttcaaaacaccATTCGATTTCTGTTAGctgaaacaatattgttttcagGGAAGTAAGCAGCTCAAGTTCAactatttaaaaatacaaattataaaaagtcatagcgtcttaaatttgtcatcagaaaattcatccaccatcaaaagaaaaagcaacatcACAAAAAAGGAAGTTAAGCATATCTCTGATTGTCTAGTTCAAAATCAGTATCAATGAGGTTTGCTTTCactcttttcaaagttcttgagCCTCTCAAGCATAAAAGGGCTGTTCTAAGGACAGCGAAGGAAACTTTGCATCGTATCCAAGAAACTGTTTCGGAGTAATCCTCTCCTTTTTTGGAAGCCAGTAGCTAGGCAAGCCTTCTGTGAAACCTTTGACACTCCTCACCCATTCCTCCAGTAGTGCTAAAAATTAACGGAGTAAAGGTACCTTGCTCAATCTCTAAAACTCGAGTGGCGTACTTGCGTTTCTTCTCATTCTCATGTTGACGATAGATTTGCTTAGGTGAGAGATCTCTACAAGAGTCAGCATTTGGGTGAAAAACCCGGACATCAAAGAACGCAGACCTCTGTCTTTCCCAAACACCTCTAGCATGAATATGCAGACGCGCGTCAGGAGCAGTGTTGGCTCCTCTTTCTAAAATTTCTCCCGTCAAAACTTGTAAAACAGGCTCAACTTCTGCGTCATAACAGACCATATCCAACATTTCAGCCTCTAAATCTCTCAGTTCATTGTGTCTCTGGATCACAAAACCATCATCGCATGGTCAACACTGAacgcttaataataataataataataataataataataatagtaatactaataataataataataataataataataataataataattgtaactttatttaagtgtcaatggatttagcacaagaaCAAACAAAAGTTAAATCCAATCTTGGGTAATGTGAACatgggaaaaccggagtcagacccggagaaaaacctctcggagcagagaaaaaaaccaattaacTCAACCCAAATCagtatgacgccgagtctgggaatcgaactcgggccacattgatgggaggcgcttgctttcaccactgcgccacccctgctgtTAAGAATCTCACCTGGTCGGAGGCAAACAAGTTGGCTATTTTTTACAACTGCAgccttaactgattagagtgtactGTGAAGTACTAGTTTTGTACGCCATATGAaaaatgtgagcgttagccctactaatggaaatgggcccacacaaggactcTGACcacggtgggaattgaacccaagaccttcgggttagatcaccgctgatttaccgactgagctacaaggtcagacgggggCAGGcagtgggaactgaagatattaaagtcacggcaatgaacatgtacaagtacaaggaagggttacgttttaacaaacgttggccgtatcACTTATATTTCACTGATTAGAAATAGcccttcacattacattctaatcagttaagtctgttgaaatataagtgctacatggccaacgtttgtaaaaacgtaacccttccttgtacttgtaaaaagctatacaaaatgaactgcactgCCGTGACACAGTCTTTTTATATTCATATTGAGACAGCAGACCTACCATATCCAATGAGTCCTTTGCTGAGAATTTGGTCAATGATCACAAAGATGGACACGGCAATAGCGGGAACTCCCCATCCGAACAAACAGTATCTCACTAAGTGTTTAATTCTGGTGTCCTTCACGATTCGATCCACGTCCGCCGTCTAGGTTCCAGAAAAAAAtcgattaataataataataataataataataataataataataataataataataatagaactttattttcacacaataaaacaaaggcacaaataaactataatagGTTACAGGGTGTAacctattaataataataataataataataataataataataataagatataacgaagagacaaaattctctgttactccgagtttcgtgctcacgcactcatcagacagtatttctgttgagtgcgtgagcacgaaactcggagtaacagagaattttgtctcttcgttatatcttcctattcaaagctctacacttaaaaagtgtattgagcactgtttaacggcattagccactttattacacgtataataataataataataataataataatagtaattataatACTGAAAAAAATACTCTGTTCCGATTGGCAAAGAGGAGTGCAGTTTatgtgtaacaccagtgcaagaAAGTgcaataccagtgcaaattacacatcgaaattctggattatgattgttgaataaacaatagggtttgattcagaacaaatcaaatcttttgttttcaaatcaagcgcgcggcctggatggcgcaatttatggcgcaattttccctgattgcgtgatacgcgtgtctttattctgcttaaccatctcgacttttttcatatattattaattagaaatcacatgatttttgtcATGCTATTTGGAAttaataagcacttgtaaattttttcaaagacgaacaaaattgcacgagcccgtagggcgagtttaacttttttttttttttttagactacAAATTGAAATCGCCATACGGGATCCGCCTCGTCCCCAGTCGCTCGCTCGCCATTATTTTGGGGATATCTGTGTTAATTATTAAGAAAAGCGGGGCCAAATCACGCTATAACCCGGCTcttttgcactctataacctatttattcAAGTAACTGTTCGAATCGGTTTTAAGCAAAGATTTATCCATTATCTGTGGGCTTTTATTAAAGCAATGATTCCTCTCGCGTTTGAAAATAATCGATCGCGAGCGACTGGGGACGAGGCAGCTTTTTCCGACTTGGGAAAGCCTGTGTAGGAGGCAGATACGGGATCGTgtaattttgttcgtctttgaaaaaattactcttgcttattcattccaaattgcactcgaaatcatgtgactGCCTATACGACTAATAACAAAAATCGCTTTCTTTAAGTGTCAAGGTTCCTTAGCcgagcacgagtgctctactaacTAATTAACTTTACCGTGCTTCATGCCCCCTTTTCGGCCTATGTCCAGAATGCATGTAATTAAATTTGACAAGCATCACGAAGTGTCCACTTGCTCTCCTCCCAAACTTCAACATCGTTCGCGTGCGGGAATACATGACAAAAAAAGGCACAAAAAGGTAAACAGCTACATTTGCTCCAaccaaaaaataggaaataggAAGCAAATGCTTAAACTTAAAGGGacacacttcgtgttggatgtcaaaatcgGGCGTGCCTCTAATTACGAGCATTCAGTGCTGGACATATAAGTGTTTTTGGCGGGAATCTTCTTTGAGAGTACCATTCGCTCCAAAGTAGACGTACTCTTATAAGCTTACCCGAGGACGTAAAGGTCTTGTGTACATCATACGCCATAGCATTCATCCAGCTGAAAGAACATAAGACAAAGTAATGAAGAAGAATGGCAATGACCTGGCATTGCTCATGACTGGAAGTCTTCATTGCTGCGAGAAAGACGCCTTGATATAGCAGCAAAGATAGTGACACGTTGATGATTATCCTTCCAGGCAAGTTGCGCAGTTCAGAAAATAGAGTGTAAGTCGCTAACAGGAGAAGGAGAGAAGCCAATGACGTAATGCAGCCAGAAAAAGTCATAATTTGGAGAGATATTGGCGCTGTTTTAGTGAGATAGCCTGCGCTTGGCTGTTCGGAAAACACTGTcgcatttcttgaaaagttgaCGCACAGTAACAACATTTTCCTGCCAATTGTGTACCTCGTTTTCCCGTACATCTTGTTGTGAGGTTTAATGTAAACAGTACCATTAGGCCGTTGTTCATAATCGCTTTGGTTGAATGCTACGAAAGTGCAGTTCAAGTTCAacaactttcttgttttttcactCTGGGAAATGGTCGGGTCACTTTGTGGTGGGTGTAAACTGAGAATGCTTCTACATTTTCCAACGTATGGGTCGTACACTTCGTTGGCAGCACAGTAACAAACGTGGTTTATAATTCGCTCCAAATCCCTTTTTTCGTCTATGACTGTAACCCTGGTCTCGAAGGAGGTAGTAAAGTCAAACAAGATAGTCAGAGGCGGTGGTGGAGGAAGTGGACCAGTTTGATAGAAACAATCGATCTTTAAATAGCTGGGCTTAAACCCGTTACACAATGCGCATTGCAGATTTCGAAATCTTACTATCTTGTTTATAATGAAACAAACAGGAAAAGCATAACCCAGGCACTGTGATTGGCAATACGATCCATTTTTCTCCCGACCAATTGCAATCCCCGAACATTCTTGAAAACGAGGGATGCATTGCTTCAAGTATTGCACCCAAGATTCTCTGATTTTTACTGAACATTTAGCATGCGCGAAGCGCATCAATTCACTAAGATTGAACGCCGTTGTGTCAAACCAGTCACTACAATCCGCCTCAAGTCTCCAGTAGGTTGTATTCACTGCTCCATTGCACCTTGCACAAAACACGTTTCTGTAAGTAAGGCGCCTGTGGGGATCAAACacgggccagtcattaagtagATCGCTTTGATCTTCATTTTGACATTTATGGCGTACAATCTCATCTGTCCAGTTTTTTGGGCATGTGTTTCGGACTGCAAAACCAACATACTTCGGACCGTGTTGGTTTACGACAGGGCGACAGATTTCATGTTGGCTTAGTGAGTTTCCTCGAGGGTTGACTCGTTTTCTGCACCTGTAAATGATAACGATAGCGATAATAATCATTTTATTGAAGTTTAATTATAACATAACAGAAGTAAAGCGcacgttttgattggtcaatgaccgAATACAATTTGCCCATGGGGGAATGGCTATGACGAAAACACCTGACGCCGTacgccgaaaaaaaaaaggtttttccacTCAAACGTTAGTAAAGAATGACCACTCTACTcaagaaaatgctgaaatttctttgcagcttgatgaaaaaaaaaaagaattttagcgTGTATTTTACTCGAACCATCGGCAAAGCGATTCGCAAGCCTAAGTAAAGGCCAagaagtttggttttaaaaaaattggttataaaagttaacgctataaaatcgacgtttcgatgtCGACGTCACACCAGTATCAAGATATAAGGTTGAGTGGAATAAAAATAGGCTAATATATACAGACTAGTAAGAATACAcgtttctttcttaaaagaaacTAAAGGGAAAAtatgttaataaaataaaaaaacaatgcaaGAACGATAAAATCACAAGACAAAGCgatataaaaataaatgaaggggtagtttctaaagttactgtggtgctgcgtcggtggggaagtattatacaaaaatttggttttatcaaccggagttgataatgtaaattggccaccgtacagagattctaaaagctgacgtttcgagcgttagcccttcgtcagagcgaatcgagggattatgggttacgtgtagtttttatagtagagtaggagctacgctattggtggtaacatggcaacgtaaaaaataggaatatattagttaaatgaaaagcgttcgttaataccgtgaggattaagggtgccgatttgaaagatgaatttttgttccagattcttgcggctttccgtcgtacctagatgtagggaaaggccgcagatagccatgtgttttttggagtggttaggcagattaaaatggcgagcgactggcttagatgcatccttatcattcttctcaacatcgcgaaggtgttcgcggaatcggtcacctagtcgtctacctgtctcaccaatgtataatttattgcataacgtacaggttatgcaatgaatgacatttgcggaggtacatgtgaaacgatcggtgatcttaacagatcgcttaggtcccgatatcttgctagtgttaacaatgaaaagacaagttttgcatcgtgagcgcgcgcatttgaaagtgccgggttgctcgttagttttgatcgcgcttctaactaaaaagttgcctacgtttttgtcgcgtttgaatgaaataagtggaggttgcaaaaaagattctaccagtctcgtgatcattttggagtaactatactatactatataaaactacacgtaacccataatccctcgattcgctctgacgaagggctaacgctcgaaacgtcagcttttagaatctctgtacggtggccaatttacattgtcaactccgttgataaaaccaaattttcgatATAAAAATAGCTATTGAGCAATGgagtatttttgtttgtttaaagtaGGCTTTAAGTCCCTTATGAACAACATCTCAAAAATAAGGCAGTCCCACTTAGTTTTGCACTTCCTTAAAATACTGAAAAGTCTAGAAAGGCTGGAAATGTCACAGCCATGCGTCTGCATGTGCTCGCTGTTGGCAGTCTTGCCCACGTGTTCGTCGACTCTTTGGTGTAGGTGTCGACTTCTATAGCCGAAATAACCAGCCTGGAAGTGGTCACATTGGAAATGGTAGACGACTTTCTGATTGTCTTACAgggcaggttttttttttaatcaaatcgATTATCAAGACATTTATGGACGATCTTCAGAAAGAACACACAGTGAAAAAGCCAGTGAAAAAGCGCAAGTGACTCGCATTGTGCTGCTGTTCAAATGTCAGCGATCAGTCAATTCTGTAAGACACAAAACATCAGAACTATCTTCAAAGATTAGCGTGCAGTCATCCCACACCAAAGAGTCGACGAACAAGTTGGCAAGACCGCCATCAGCGAGCACATGCGGACGCATGGCAGTGACATTTCCAGCCTTTCTAGACTTTTCAGTATTTTAAGGAAGTGTAAAACTAGTAAGTGGGAGTGCCTTTTGTTTGAGATGCTGTTCATAAGGGACTTAAAGCCtactttaaacaaacaaaaatagtCCATATGCTCAAAGctgttttaaaatgttttttataTCTCTTCGCTTTgtgattttattgtttttatttcatttttcatttattaGCATATTTGTTTTGCTATAGTGTATTTTAAGAACAATATGTGTATTCTTACTTGTCTGTATAATTATATTAGCTCTTTTTATTCCACTCAACTTTATATCTTGATAATAGTGTCACGTCGacatcgaaacgtcgattttATAGCGTTAACTGTTATAACGAAAGTAAAAGCCAGCTCGATGAGTTGGAGACCGAGAGGCATTCAAAGAAGACAAAGGATGTTACAAATTGTCATAAAATGTTTCGGTTATGttacacaacaaacagaaaacgGTTCAGCGTGTACTATCGAATTATAGTTTGCGTAAGCGCTAAAGAAGCTACAGTCCACTTGGCTATctcctcgtgcgactcttacgcttctttcgtGCCGAGAAACCTCCCGCGTgcaactatttaacaattattcgccgaaagcgaagtgaatattggtgattattaaattctcaacctcggatattgcaattctcgtgctctgattggttcactcaatctcggttatcagctcatataccttcgtttgaccttatatggtaaatgattgcgcttagcgttgctaaactaaaacgtttacgccagagaGCGAAATTTccttcggtataaagcaaaaaaaaaagtttttgtgaaaagtttcgaagcttagagatacgcgaaaaggtaagaaatttttttgtgattgggcctgcgtctgtctgaccacgaggtattacacaacatcgcatcttcatcaacttttttcgatttcgctaggattttctcgctttttttgctcgtatttcgtacttctaaacttttggagtttaaggaatttaataaaacaattattccattcgcgcttgttggatatgagagtggttatagccaactcggcgctacgcgcctcgttggctatttaccatctcatatccaacgcgcgctcatggaataattgttaaatatttaccgagacgtagTCCAGATAAATATTCCACAAGGCCacgaggcgaataattgttttagtataatttacAGCGGTGAATATCAACCAAGTGCAAAACAACGAGGTAATACAAGATAAAAAGGCATGAAAGGTACTTACTTAGCTTAGTAGCcacgcctccaaaatgttatattcccCGAGAAGCGCAgtgaatagaccactttcataaataccataatacactttgttttccctccaaaactttgcataaatattctttgtattttctcttgggaccattgcaaGTCCCAAGAGGAAACAatgcttttctttttcaaaatgttgGAGAGCacacaaagagtattatggtgtttttgaaagtggcctatataACACcgaattcttatattcaccgctgaaaattaaacaaaactggAAAGTACAAGCTGAACCATTTACTGTTTGCTAAATCTTGTCTAGCTAAGTGCAAGTGCTTTACTAACAAATCACTTGCCATTAAAGCAAATCTAATCAAATGATAGTTTTAGGCGAGAGAGGAAAATCGGTGTACCTGGAGGAAAACTTCTAAGAGCAGAGTCGAGAACAATAAACCTCAACCCAAATGTGACTCCAACTCTGAGAATCCAACCCAGGCCAAATTGGTCGATGGGAAGGTCTCCAGCCCTTGCGCCAATACCCCCACCCCATTCCTCTACACCTCCGCCCCTCTCTGTGCGCGAAAGAAATCCAAGGAAACTATCGGTCAGTTTGTCCGAGAATACGATTATCAACGCTTTAAAACCCATTGTTGGTTCATCACAGCGATAGAAGGACAATTTGTTGAAAACTTTTCCTGCAAACATCTGTAGCGCTATTTCACACAAAGGAAAGGAGCTTTTATCCTAGAAGTTTTCCATCCAATAATTTGTAAGAAATTCGTTGACCATTTTCCCATTAAAAGTAAAGTCTTGCTAAAACTCAACTAACGCTATCCTCCAACCCCTCCCTTATCACTAAGCGGATTGACTGCAAATACCATGTGAAAGGTTATTACGTTAAACATCACGAAGTGTAAATTAGGCAAGCAACTGTTGCCGATAATTCTATTGGTATAGCTTGGATCGGCGTAATCATTTTTATTGCATCCATTTAGATATCACTGATGATTCTTGCAATCTGATTCGATCTCAGCATTGCGATTTATCTCAGATCgcagtattttttgttttaaatcgcACCTTtcccccagccaatgagaaaagagcactaaaacaaaacaaccaat
Above is a window of Montipora capricornis isolate CH-2021 chromosome 6, ASM3666992v2, whole genome shotgun sequence DNA encoding:
- the LOC138053130 gene encoding adhesion G-protein coupled receptor D1-like — translated: MLWRMMYTRPLRPRTADVDRIVKDTRIKHLVRYCLFGWGVPAIAVSIFVIIDQILSKGLIGYGEGEAYCFISKPEAVLCFFVGPAALIMLFNAFALVHTVLHIVKTRKRTQEVTNQRHSTGVALIFVKMASVTGVTWILGIVANVKALSFLWYPYVILNSLQGNILATASASMPSKPSPAIPELLPSTLPIGGLPDEASYTVPSSDPQFLPPHLQPLPSSSTDHGEAIRSFLMTSIGWNCTPSIEAYFHSSKEVVIQVDSSKHGIEAVLLQEGRPIEYASRALTPPERKWTQIVLV
- the LOC138053131 gene encoding uncharacterized protein gives rise to the protein MMYIHRCVTPAVVLLVATFFGIKTCGPVHAQSTGNILTTASIALLLSSPLRMGGLPDEASDTAPSSDPQPLPTEEAIRSFLMTSIGWNCTPSILGMICREQTGLKKSVIFKQINFNWRKDLKKYSCSNRCGVDERNALDNPKGVSDPLRCFCDKFCDEYGDCCFDFNKLCRKRVNPRGNSLSQHEICRPVVNQHGPKYVGFAVRNTCPKNWTDEIVRHKCQNEDQSDLLNDWPVFDPHRRLTYRNVFCARCNGAVNTTYWRLEADCSDWFDTTAFNLSELMRFAHAKCSVKIRESWVQYLKQCIPRFQECSGIAIGREKNGSYCQSQCLGYAFPVCFIINKIVRFRNLQCALCNGFKPSYLKIDCFYQTGPLPPPPPLTILFDFTTSFETRVTVIDEKRDLERIINHVCYCAANEVYDPYVGKCRSILSLHPPQSDPTISQSEKTRKLLNLNCTFVAFNQSDYEQRPNAG